A stretch of Rubinisphaera margarita DNA encodes these proteins:
- the pelA gene encoding pectate lyase: MSRWLIPVLFVFPLLAQAAPKDNLKKPAEWFRSDVGRERVANVISWQDANGAWPKNRDNSAEAFRGDSEKLQGTFDNRATVNELRLLARAIAATDNPAAREAFLKGLRCILETQYENGGWPQSPEPRGYAQHITFNDDTMIGLMSFLREVHEDELYGFVPADLRKQAGAAVDRGVECIVNCQVRINGRLTVWCAQHDRDSLAPAGARVYEHPSLSGFESLGIACFLMSLEEPSDEVRRAVRAAVEWFRDSQITGVRLEKVDGDLKVIRDKNAKPVWARFYELDTNRPIFSGRDGVIRYDVTEIEPERRNGYAWYGNWGEKIEACWDRCEWK; the protein is encoded by the coding sequence ATGTCTCGCTGGCTGATTCCCGTGCTTTTTGTCTTTCCTCTCCTCGCTCAAGCCGCTCCGAAGGACAATCTTAAGAAACCAGCTGAATGGTTTCGGTCCGACGTCGGTCGCGAGCGGGTGGCGAATGTGATTTCGTGGCAGGATGCGAACGGGGCGTGGCCGAAGAATCGGGATAATTCGGCGGAGGCGTTTCGGGGAGACTCGGAGAAGCTGCAGGGGACGTTCGATAATCGGGCGACCGTGAATGAACTCCGGCTGCTCGCGCGGGCGATTGCCGCGACCGACAATCCGGCGGCCCGGGAGGCGTTTCTGAAGGGGTTGCGATGCATTCTCGAGACGCAGTATGAGAACGGCGGGTGGCCGCAGAGTCCCGAGCCGCGGGGGTATGCCCAGCACATCACCTTCAACGATGACACGATGATCGGGCTGATGTCGTTTCTGCGGGAAGTGCACGAGGACGAGCTCTATGGGTTCGTGCCGGCGGATCTGCGAAAGCAGGCGGGCGCTGCAGTGGACCGGGGCGTGGAGTGCATTGTGAACTGTCAGGTGCGGATCAACGGGCGGCTGACCGTCTGGTGTGCTCAACACGATAGAGACTCACTGGCCCCAGCCGGAGCCCGGGTGTATGAGCATCCTTCGTTGAGCGGGTTCGAAAGCCTCGGCATCGCCTGCTTTCTGATGAGCTTGGAGGAGCCTTCTGACGAGGTGCGGCGAGCCGTGCGGGCGGCTGTGGAATGGTTCCGTGATTCGCAGATAACCGGCGTTCGTCTCGAGAAGGTCGATGGCGATCTCAAGGTGATCAGGGACAAAAACGCGAAGCCGGTCTGGGCCCGTTTCTATGAACTCGACACGAACCGCCCGATCTTCAGCGGCCGGGATGGAGTGATCCGGTATGACGTCACCGAGATCGAACCCGAACGCCGGAACGGCTACGCCTGGTACGGCAACTGGGGCGAGAAAATCGAAGCCTGCTGGGACCGGTGCGAGTGGAAGTGA
- a CDS encoding glycosyltransferase, translating to MRVMISFVIPAHNEEACLAGTLETLIAAAEAVGQPFEVIVVNDASTDATAEIAQRFDVRVLDVEHRHIAATRNAGGREARGEVLFFIDADTQVNAAAIRAGLKAIEQGAVGGGCHFGYAGSIPRWAHVMLWLGNTIGRLLPVCGGACMFCSREAFAAVGGFPERYYAAEDVAFIKALKRHGRVVIPREKVLTSNRKIRTMSFGELLPLLLRLVFRGPESFRTREGLGLWYGPEARADRGDPVGAGKGGRESET from the coding sequence ATGCGTGTGATGATTTCGTTCGTGATCCCGGCTCATAATGAGGAGGCGTGTCTGGCGGGGACGCTGGAGACGTTGATCGCGGCTGCCGAGGCGGTGGGCCAGCCGTTCGAGGTGATTGTCGTCAACGATGCCTCCACTGATGCGACCGCGGAAATTGCCCAGCGGTTCGATGTGCGGGTGCTCGATGTGGAGCATCGACACATTGCCGCGACACGCAATGCGGGCGGCCGGGAGGCTCGGGGGGAGGTGCTGTTCTTTATTGATGCCGACACGCAGGTCAACGCGGCTGCGATCCGAGCCGGGCTGAAGGCGATTGAACAGGGGGCGGTCGGCGGCGGTTGTCACTTTGGCTACGCCGGCTCGATTCCCCGCTGGGCTCATGTCATGCTCTGGCTCGGCAACACCATCGGACGTCTGCTGCCGGTCTGCGGCGGAGCGTGCATGTTCTGCAGCCGGGAGGCATTCGCAGCCGTCGGCGGCTTCCCGGAACGATACTACGCAGCCGAGGACGTCGCCTTCATCAAGGCTCTCAAACGCCACGGCCGCGTTGTCATTCCCCGCGAAAAAGTGCTGACGTCGAACCGGAAGATTCGAACGATGTCGTTCGGCGAACTCCTGCCGCTGCTCCTGCGACTCGTCTTTCGCGGCCCGGAATCATTCCGCACCCGGGAAGGGCTCGGCCTGTGGTATGGCCCGGAAGCCCGCGCCGATCGGGGCGACCCGGTTGGAGCAGGGAAGGGCGGGCGTGAGTCGGAAACGTGA
- a CDS encoding GNAT family N-acetyltransferase encodes MAEIRPMTSGEVQQLVQWADAEGWNPGRNDADCFWQLDPDGFLALVEDNELIGGGAIIRYSDTFGFMGLFIVRETHRGQGHGSKLWFARRDQLLSRLGPKACIGLDGVDAMVPFYAKGGFEPFTRHRRYELSDSSADFQQSSQIVELTTVDFDKITAFDRDCFPAPRDHFLNAWITQPEAIALGFLDHSTLRGFGVMRPCVHGWKIGPLYADSHEIANELFAAFQLHRHGGPIYLDVPENNPIAIDLCGTYDMKEVFGCVRMYYGNPPELDSLKIFGITTLEVG; translated from the coding sequence ATGGCCGAGATCCGTCCCATGACTTCCGGCGAAGTTCAACAACTCGTTCAATGGGCCGATGCCGAGGGCTGGAACCCGGGCCGCAACGATGCGGACTGTTTCTGGCAGCTCGACCCCGACGGTTTTCTCGCACTCGTGGAAGACAACGAACTGATCGGCGGCGGAGCCATCATCCGCTACAGCGACACGTTCGGCTTCATGGGACTGTTCATCGTTCGCGAAACGCATCGCGGTCAGGGACACGGCTCCAAACTCTGGTTCGCCCGCCGCGATCAGCTGCTCTCGCGTCTTGGTCCGAAGGCGTGCATCGGACTCGACGGAGTCGATGCCATGGTCCCCTTCTATGCCAAAGGGGGGTTTGAACCGTTCACCCGACATCGCCGGTATGAGCTGTCGGACTCGTCCGCGGATTTCCAGCAATCTTCACAGATCGTCGAACTGACGACCGTCGACTTCGACAAGATCACCGCCTTCGATCGCGATTGCTTCCCCGCTCCCCGCGATCATTTTCTCAACGCCTGGATCACCCAGCCGGAAGCCATCGCTCTCGGCTTCCTCGACCACAGCACACTCCGCGGTTTCGGCGTGATGCGACCGTGCGTCCACGGCTGGAAGATCGGCCCGCTGTATGCCGACTCCCACGAAATCGCCAACGAACTGTTCGCCGCATTCCAGCTCCACCGCCACGGCGGACCGATCTATCTCGATGTGCCCGAGAACAATCCAATCGCCATCGACCTCTGCGGCACGTACGACATGAAAGAAGTCTTCGGCTGCGTGCGGATGTATTACGGCAACCCTCCGGAACTAGATTCACTGAAGATCTTCGGAATCACCACATTGGAAGTCGGGTAA
- a CDS encoding NPCBM/NEW2 domain-containing protein yields the protein MKPVAQLVLILLLCSQSALADNAGQAAAARSILERWQQDHAEPVNRSLHIVCWTPSDREFPAGYRERMSRMLLHIQDFYGREMERNGFGWKSFNLQQDEQSQVVLHEVHGKYPMARYEKQSGREIRDECLPVLKQAGIDAEQETIAIFCNLATWDAEKLEFVHQSPYYAGGTYRGGTAWQLDSPELDTLNLAKKEPLIRDGEYGRISLGKHNSIFIGGMAHELGHAFGLPHCREQPHEKPLGTALMGAGNRTYGDELRAEGKGTFLTFAHALQLASHPQFCERMETEQQQVTVSLDDITIEAAGKAIKVEGTISGSPPIYGVLAYFDPEGNSNYNAAVSAAVPDANGRFELECSALAPGKRALLRLVPLHANGALSNRGSLSQMQFPYSVSADGTPDLGTIEIKQQLQSLIEALQRNDRTKAEELAAQLQNPRAKEIAAALMEDMSSQPTPAAYQGPEESVPLSDLQPDSEKVGWLRPTRNRVPERSMLLESHGQIFARGLYAHAPARHVYSLDRNWQRLSGKVGLASGHAGSVKFQILGDGRLLWESPVVKADQIHKFDVDVVNVQALELSTSATDDGPGSDWGLWLEPMLSR from the coding sequence GTGAAGCCTGTCGCTCAACTGGTGTTGATTCTTCTGCTCTGTTCCCAGTCTGCCCTGGCGGACAATGCCGGACAGGCTGCTGCGGCTCGATCGATTCTGGAACGCTGGCAGCAGGACCATGCCGAGCCGGTGAATCGATCTCTGCATATCGTCTGCTGGACGCCGAGTGATCGGGAATTCCCGGCTGGCTATCGCGAGCGGATGAGCCGGATGCTGCTGCATATTCAGGACTTCTATGGTCGGGAAATGGAGCGAAACGGGTTCGGCTGGAAGTCGTTCAATCTTCAGCAGGACGAGCAAAGCCAGGTCGTGCTGCATGAGGTCCACGGGAAGTATCCGATGGCTCGCTATGAGAAGCAGTCGGGCCGGGAGATTCGCGACGAGTGTCTGCCGGTATTGAAACAGGCCGGGATTGATGCCGAACAGGAAACGATCGCCATTTTCTGTAACCTGGCGACCTGGGATGCCGAGAAACTGGAGTTCGTCCATCAGTCTCCGTACTACGCGGGCGGAACGTATCGAGGCGGGACCGCCTGGCAGCTCGATTCGCCGGAGCTCGACACGCTCAATCTGGCGAAGAAGGAGCCGCTGATCCGGGACGGTGAGTACGGTCGCATCTCGCTCGGAAAGCACAACTCGATTTTCATTGGCGGCATGGCCCACGAACTGGGGCATGCGTTCGGATTGCCGCACTGCCGCGAACAGCCGCACGAGAAGCCGCTCGGCACCGCACTGATGGGCGCAGGAAATCGAACCTACGGCGATGAACTGCGAGCCGAGGGGAAAGGAACGTTCCTGACGTTTGCTCACGCCCTGCAGCTGGCGTCGCATCCTCAGTTCTGCGAACGGATGGAAACTGAGCAGCAGCAGGTGACGGTCTCGCTGGATGACATCACCATCGAAGCCGCGGGGAAGGCGATCAAGGTTGAAGGAACGATCTCCGGTTCGCCACCGATCTACGGCGTGCTGGCTTATTTCGATCCGGAAGGGAACAGCAACTACAACGCCGCCGTCTCCGCAGCTGTTCCCGATGCGAATGGACGGTTCGAGCTGGAATGCAGCGCGCTGGCACCCGGCAAGCGGGCACTGCTCAGGTTGGTGCCGCTGCATGCCAATGGCGCTCTTTCCAATCGGGGCTCCTTATCGCAGATGCAGTTCCCGTATTCGGTCTCAGCGGACGGCACTCCCGATTTGGGAACGATCGAGATCAAGCAGCAGCTGCAATCGCTTATTGAGGCGTTGCAGCGGAATGACCGCACGAAAGCGGAAGAGCTCGCTGCTCAACTCCAGAATCCTCGAGCGAAAGAGATCGCCGCGGCTCTGATGGAAGACATGAGCTCTCAACCGACACCAGCCGCCTATCAAGGTCCCGAAGAATCGGTGCCGCTGTCGGACCTTCAGCCGGACTCCGAGAAAGTCGGCTGGCTTCGGCCGACTCGGAATCGCGTGCCGGAGCGATCGATGCTGCTCGAATCACACGGTCAGATCTTCGCTCGCGGCCTGTATGCTCATGCGCCCGCACGCCATGTCTATTCGCTGGATAGGAACTGGCAGCGACTGAGCGGGAAAGTCGGGCTGGCGTCCGGACATGCCGGTTCGGTGAAGTTTCAGATTCTTGGCGATGGCCGCCTGCTCTGGGAATCGCCCGTCGTGAAAGCGGATCAGATTCACAAGTTCGACGTCGATGTGGTGAACGTTCAGGCGCTGGAGTTGAGTACTTCGGCTACCGATGATGGTCCCGGCAGCGACTGGGGACTCTGGCTTGAACCGATGCTCTCCCGGTAG
- a CDS encoding aminoglycoside phosphotransferase family protein, which yields MTHPSAEVTVDVDLVRRLLLAQSPDFAHETLRFHDEGWDNFTFRLGERYAVRLPRRQLAVSLIGNEQRWLPDIASRLPIEIPVPVFAGRPSAEFVWPWSVVKWIPGDTAEALAFDRANASRLADVLIALHQSAPPEAPANPFRGVALATRTESFEERLRMAEAEHRLDVAHMRTLWNDLVSVPPSRERRWLHGDLHPRNLVVRERRFVGVIDWGDVTAGDVATDLAAAWMLIDSDDVRREFFARYGADADLQKRARGWALHLGVAFLISGEGRQTILGAETIRRLLHAT from the coding sequence GTGACACATCCTTCAGCGGAAGTAACCGTCGATGTCGATCTCGTCCGTCGACTGCTCCTGGCTCAGTCTCCTGACTTCGCCCATGAGACGCTTCGCTTTCACGACGAAGGCTGGGACAACTTCACGTTTCGGCTGGGCGAGCGATACGCCGTGCGGCTGCCCCGCCGGCAACTCGCGGTATCGCTCATTGGAAATGAACAGCGCTGGCTTCCGGACATTGCCTCGCGGCTGCCGATTGAGATCCCAGTCCCGGTGTTTGCCGGCCGTCCGTCGGCGGAGTTCGTCTGGCCGTGGAGTGTTGTGAAATGGATTCCCGGTGACACCGCGGAGGCCCTCGCCTTTGATCGAGCAAACGCGAGTCGCCTGGCCGACGTGTTGATCGCCCTGCATCAGTCAGCTCCTCCGGAAGCGCCGGCCAATCCCTTCCGCGGCGTCGCTCTGGCGACGCGGACGGAATCGTTCGAGGAACGCTTGCGGATGGCTGAAGCCGAACATCGTCTGGATGTGGCTCATATGCGGACTCTCTGGAACGACCTCGTCAGCGTTCCGCCGTCGCGGGAACGCCGCTGGCTGCATGGCGATCTTCACCCCCGGAATCTCGTCGTCCGTGAGAGACGTTTCGTCGGCGTGATCGACTGGGGCGATGTTACGGCTGGTGATGTCGCCACCGATCTGGCGGCCGCCTGGATGCTGATCGACTCCGACGACGTTCGCCGAGAGTTCTTCGCTCGCTATGGAGCCGATGCGGATTTGCAGAAGCGGGCGCGCGGCTGGGCTCTTCATCTCGGCGTCGCGTTTCTGATTAGCGGGGAAGGGCGGCAGACGATACTTGGGGCGGAGACGATTCGCAGGCTTCTGCACGCCACCTGA
- a CDS encoding flavohemoglobin expression-modulating QEGLA motif protein — protein sequence MSQYEEQTVSPRSHSSSSRNSGSDNTFDQDSVEMVQDGLRELREIVRSRLAKNLPIRRDLPGEGRVRIDRQLPFLCVARPRPAGDNGTRDLVTSEAAYLHAPANEQTNAEVAELCRDIARVLREHFGMFLFIEIWSEDDEDRFPNPDPLVPAFRVITAEADSYRSTTDTLAEQLRHVRIDGHAAEVEIKVGSHVRPTSVPSIMHEDEQVLPEACMTIGLCVKPIYRNPQTGDLYPMVLQKLRRQLSRVIRKTVAEFTGADSASQFRHSHYQALGPNTLSKIAGLVDQELCELSQSFDFLIQSTPENAEQAWEDFSESRFRREPQLFYPQLPFHISLMKRQLFAIEIEQVEDPSLAHLFYEKQAELDLELSALAHLEKPEFLHSTVQLYGQVDEELLELAEEILRRYPQPTEESVGPRVGVEAVMQAAREELDHYHRQLPEFNATVEICEQLTSGLMVSHHRLLLGKTLQLAERRVDPLLHHEVGTHLLTYFNGRCQPLRQLYAGLAGYEELQEGLAVLAEYLTGGLSIDRLRTLASRVIAAHELLEQSSFIEAFTRLHDSHKFPAREAFSTTLRIYRGGGNTKDVIYLRGLRDLLNYLAEGHEIEPLYVGKIGLEHVPYVQELRRRGIVKAPALLPRFWAMDGLKELLEETRHRSLLELMERQQ from the coding sequence ATGAGTCAGTACGAAGAACAGACTGTTTCACCTCGTTCTCATTCATCCTCCAGTCGCAACTCCGGTTCTGACAACACGTTCGATCAGGACTCCGTAGAGATGGTTCAGGATGGATTACGGGAATTGCGGGAGATCGTCCGCTCCCGACTGGCCAAGAACCTGCCGATTCGCCGTGATCTTCCCGGGGAGGGACGAGTGCGGATCGACCGCCAGTTGCCGTTTCTGTGTGTTGCCCGACCACGACCCGCAGGAGATAACGGAACGCGGGATCTGGTTACGAGCGAAGCTGCGTACCTGCATGCCCCGGCAAATGAACAAACCAATGCCGAAGTCGCCGAACTGTGCCGCGATATCGCCCGCGTGTTGCGGGAGCACTTCGGGATGTTCCTCTTCATCGAGATCTGGTCGGAGGATGACGAGGATCGATTCCCGAATCCCGACCCTCTCGTGCCCGCGTTCCGAGTGATCACCGCGGAAGCGGACAGTTATCGATCGACGACGGACACTCTGGCCGAGCAATTACGACACGTCCGGATCGACGGTCATGCCGCCGAAGTGGAGATCAAGGTTGGCTCTCATGTCCGTCCGACATCGGTCCCTTCCATCATGCACGAGGACGAACAGGTCCTTCCGGAAGCGTGCATGACAATCGGACTGTGCGTGAAGCCGATCTATCGGAACCCGCAAACGGGTGATCTCTACCCGATGGTTCTGCAGAAACTGAGGCGGCAGCTTTCCAGAGTCATTCGAAAGACTGTGGCCGAGTTCACGGGAGCCGATTCGGCATCGCAGTTTCGTCACTCGCACTATCAGGCACTGGGGCCAAACACGCTCAGCAAGATTGCCGGGCTGGTTGATCAGGAATTGTGCGAACTGTCCCAGTCGTTCGACTTCCTCATCCAGTCGACGCCGGAGAACGCCGAGCAGGCGTGGGAGGACTTTTCGGAGAGTCGATTTCGCCGGGAACCGCAGCTGTTCTACCCGCAGCTTCCGTTCCACATCAGCCTGATGAAGCGGCAGCTGTTTGCGATCGAAATTGAACAGGTGGAAGATCCCTCACTGGCCCATCTGTTCTACGAGAAACAGGCCGAGCTCGACCTGGAACTGTCGGCGCTGGCACATCTGGAGAAACCGGAGTTTCTGCACAGCACGGTTCAGTTATACGGTCAGGTCGATGAGGAACTCCTCGAGCTGGCCGAGGAAATCCTGCGGCGGTATCCGCAGCCCACCGAAGAAAGTGTCGGACCTCGCGTGGGTGTTGAAGCCGTCATGCAGGCGGCTCGGGAAGAGCTTGATCACTATCACCGCCAGCTTCCTGAGTTCAATGCGACGGTTGAGATCTGTGAGCAACTGACATCCGGACTGATGGTTTCGCACCATCGTTTATTGCTGGGGAAGACGCTGCAACTCGCAGAACGCCGTGTTGATCCGCTGTTGCATCACGAAGTGGGCACGCACCTGCTCACTTATTTCAACGGGCGCTGCCAGCCGCTGCGGCAACTCTACGCAGGACTGGCCGGTTACGAAGAACTGCAGGAAGGGCTGGCTGTCCTCGCGGAATACTTGACGGGCGGACTGAGTATTGATCGCCTGAGAACGCTCGCGAGCCGGGTCATTGCCGCTCACGAACTGCTTGAGCAATCCTCGTTTATCGAAGCTTTCACACGATTGCATGACTCTCACAAGTTCCCGGCACGGGAAGCCTTCTCGACGACGCTGCGAATCTATCGCGGCGGCGGCAATACGAAAGACGTCATCTACCTGCGTGGACTGCGGGATCTGTTGAATTACTTGGCCGAAGGCCATGAGATCGAACCGCTCTATGTCGGAAAAATCGGCTTGGAGCATGTGCCGTACGTTCAGGAACTCAGACGACGGGGGATCGTCAAAGCCCCGGCGTTATTGCCGCGTTTCTGGGCGATGGATGGGCTGAAAGAGCTACTTGAAGAAACGCGACACCGCTCCCTCCTCGAACTCATGGAACGTCAGCAATGA
- a CDS encoding glutathione synthetase, with translation MKIGFLVNDVMTEHPLYTTTHLTAAAVNLGHESYVWGVGDFSYAPDGSIHAHARKADGSRIDSHEDYVESMQDEERETEPICVDDLDVLFVRNVPSDELAQRPWAQTSGNMFCQLAAARGVLVVNDPSGLLHALNKTYFQHFPEIVRPKTLISRDNREIREFIEAQHDKVVIKPLQGCGGQSVFLVDEDEKANVNQMIEAVTRDGYCIVQEYLPAAVDGDVRMFVMNGKPLEFEGKYAAFRRVNDSGDARSNMHAGGKSVPVEVTDQTLKLVEMVRPKLIRDGMFLVGLDIVENKLMELNVYSPGGLTSIRQHTGVDFGEVIIRDLERKVRYKNYYGGSISNAVLATL, from the coding sequence ATGAAAATTGGATTCCTCGTCAACGATGTCATGACGGAGCACCCGCTCTATACCACGACTCATCTCACGGCGGCCGCGGTGAATCTCGGCCATGAGAGCTATGTCTGGGGAGTGGGCGACTTCAGCTACGCGCCGGATGGATCCATCCACGCCCACGCCCGGAAGGCGGACGGAAGCCGTATCGACTCTCACGAAGACTATGTGGAGTCGATGCAGGACGAAGAACGGGAGACCGAGCCGATCTGCGTCGATGACCTCGACGTTCTGTTCGTCCGCAACGTTCCGTCGGATGAACTCGCTCAGCGGCCGTGGGCACAAACCAGCGGCAACATGTTCTGCCAACTGGCGGCGGCTCGGGGAGTGCTTGTCGTGAACGATCCAAGTGGGCTGCTGCATGCGCTCAACAAGACCTACTTTCAGCACTTCCCGGAGATCGTCCGTCCGAAAACGCTCATTAGTCGCGACAACCGGGAGATCCGCGAATTCATTGAGGCTCAGCACGACAAAGTTGTGATCAAGCCATTGCAGGGGTGCGGCGGGCAGAGCGTGTTCCTGGTCGATGAAGACGAGAAGGCCAATGTGAATCAGATGATCGAGGCGGTGACCCGCGATGGGTATTGCATCGTTCAGGAATATCTCCCGGCGGCGGTCGACGGCGATGTGCGGATGTTTGTGATGAATGGCAAACCGCTCGAATTCGAAGGAAAGTACGCCGCGTTCCGTCGCGTGAATGATTCAGGCGACGCACGAAGCAACATGCACGCCGGCGGGAAGAGCGTGCCCGTTGAAGTGACCGATCAGACGCTGAAACTGGTGGAGATGGTCCGTCCCAAACTGATTCGAGACGGCATGTTTCTGGTCGGGCTCGATATCGTGGAAAACAAGCTGATGGAACTCAACGTCTACAGTCCGGGAGGACTGACGAGCATCCGGCAGCACACCGGAGTGGACTTCGGCGAGGTGATCATTCGGGATCTCGAGCGGAAGGTCCGCTACAAGAACTACTACGGCGGCAGTATCAGTAACGCCGTGCTGGCCACACTGTAG
- a CDS encoding GyrI-like domain-containing protein: MAIEQFDVEVKTLEPLLVAGLRMQGHYQDSGKGFRQLGVQLGRYTKGPPLTLIYDSEPNDGDADFEPCMPLRKKVHSEEFDVRELDGGEFLCLKHRGPYQELGRSYEKLIRHAEEQGHRLVRPVREVYLKGPGMFFQGNPRKYLTEIQIRIKRDDAGGEA; the protein is encoded by the coding sequence ATGGCCATAGAGCAGTTTGATGTCGAAGTAAAAACACTCGAACCACTGCTCGTCGCCGGCCTGCGGATGCAGGGGCACTATCAGGATAGCGGCAAGGGATTCCGGCAACTCGGGGTACAGCTCGGTCGGTACACCAAGGGCCCGCCGCTCACGTTGATCTACGACAGCGAACCGAATGACGGGGACGCCGATTTCGAACCCTGCATGCCGCTGCGGAAGAAAGTACACAGCGAAGAGTTCGACGTTCGCGAACTGGATGGGGGCGAGTTTCTTTGTCTCAAGCATCGCGGGCCGTATCAGGAACTCGGCCGCAGCTACGAGAAGCTGATCCGGCATGCCGAGGAACAGGGACACAGACTCGTGCGGCCCGTGCGGGAAGTCTACCTCAAAGGCCCGGGCATGTTCTTCCAGGGGAATCCGCGGAAGTACCTCACGGAGATCCAGATCCGCATCAAACGGGACGACGCCGGCGGGGAGGCGTGA
- a CDS encoding DoxX family protein has product MNHGPETPALRAAEWFLRLALAASYLSAVADRFGMWGDPGSPGVAWGAWPPFMEYVSLLNGFAPAAMHPFLGITATVAEIVIAIGLVIGWKLRFFALSSGILLLVFAITMTLAAGVKSPLDYSVFTASAASFYLAAVISRAKIIVRPESSEDANV; this is encoded by the coding sequence ATGAATCATGGTCCAGAAACGCCCGCACTGCGCGCGGCCGAGTGGTTCCTGCGTCTTGCTCTCGCGGCCAGCTATCTGTCTGCAGTCGCCGATCGATTCGGCATGTGGGGAGACCCCGGATCTCCGGGAGTCGCATGGGGAGCCTGGCCACCGTTCATGGAATATGTCTCGCTACTGAATGGCTTTGCCCCGGCCGCGATGCATCCTTTTCTCGGAATCACGGCGACCGTTGCCGAGATTGTTATCGCGATCGGTCTGGTGATCGGCTGGAAGCTGAGATTCTTTGCACTCTCCTCTGGTATTCTACTGCTCGTCTTCGCAATCACGATGACACTCGCCGCAGGAGTGAAGTCGCCGCTGGATTATTCCGTCTTCACGGCCTCGGCTGCATCGTTCTATCTGGCCGCCGTCATTAGCCGTGCGAAGATCATTGTTCGCCCGGAATCGTCCGAAGACGCGAACGTCTGA
- a CDS encoding NAD-dependent epimerase/dehydratase family protein: protein MRVFVAGASGAIGRPLVAELVRQGHTVTGMTRSDRGADVLRVLGARVVRVDAFDSDALQEAVRRSEAEVVIDQLTSLPSQHEDLPSAVEQDRRLRTEGGMNLFRAAQRCGVRRVIQQSSGFFLEPGEGLADESCRLAVNGSPNVADSSRVFEEMERRTNSDQTIEAVVLRYGFFYGPGTWYSPQGTAARSVRAGQIPIIGNGQGVWSWIHIEDAARATVDAMTIPPGTYHITDDHPQPVHQWLPAFAQAIGAPEPPRISEKNAREVAGEDTVYYHTMLRGASNAKAKATFGFSPRPMDWSNA, encoded by the coding sequence ATGAGAGTTTTTGTGGCTGGAGCGAGCGGGGCGATTGGCCGTCCGCTTGTGGCCGAACTGGTTCGACAGGGACACACTGTCACCGGGATGACGCGCTCTGACCGGGGAGCGGACGTGCTTCGTGTGCTGGGAGCCAGGGTCGTCCGGGTCGATGCATTTGACTCCGATGCGCTTCAGGAAGCCGTGCGGCGGTCCGAAGCCGAGGTCGTCATCGATCAGCTGACTTCTCTTCCGAGTCAACACGAGGATCTGCCCTCGGCCGTCGAGCAGGATCGTCGTCTGCGAACCGAAGGCGGGATGAATCTGTTCCGGGCCGCTCAGCGGTGCGGCGTGCGGCGGGTTATTCAACAGTCGAGTGGCTTCTTTCTCGAACCTGGCGAAGGACTGGCCGACGAAAGCTGCAGGCTGGCGGTGAACGGAAGTCCGAACGTGGCCGACAGCTCTCGCGTCTTTGAAGAGATGGAACGACGCACGAACAGCGATCAAACCATTGAGGCGGTTGTGCTCCGGTACGGTTTCTTCTACGGCCCGGGCACCTGGTATTCTCCGCAAGGAACCGCGGCTCGGTCCGTGCGAGCGGGACAGATTCCGATCATCGGTAACGGACAGGGAGTCTGGTCCTGGATTCACATCGAAGACGCCGCCCGGGCAACGGTCGACGCGATGACGATTCCGCCCGGAACGTATCATATTACCGACGACCACCCGCAACCGGTCCACCAGTGGCTGCCTGCGTTCGCCCAGGCAATCGGAGCTCCCGAGCCGCCCCGGATCAGCGAGAAAAACGCGCGGGAGGTCGCCGGAGAAGACACCGTCTACTATCACACGATGCTGAGGGGAGCCTCGAACGCGAAAGCGAAAGCCACCTTCGGCTTTTCACCCCGTCCCATGGATTGGAGCAACGCATGA
- a CDS encoding cupin domain-containing protein: MLRTVITFTIGTLLGMGGMHAARETGSIVTPLSSRDIVETLDGEKASASVVEVRLEPGGAGMPHRHPGPVFGYVLEGEYELGIDDQPAKILKTGETFYEPTGCLHRVSRNPSEEHVTRVIALVLHPRDMKNLVLPAHP, translated from the coding sequence ATGCTGCGAACGGTCATCACCTTCACGATTGGAACCCTGCTCGGGATGGGCGGCATGCACGCCGCCCGGGAAACCGGCTCCATTGTAACGCCTCTGTCTTCGAGGGACATTGTGGAAACGCTCGATGGAGAAAAAGCCTCGGCGAGCGTGGTCGAAGTGCGGCTCGAACCCGGAGGAGCCGGCATGCCGCACCGACATCCCGGCCCGGTGTTCGGTTATGTCCTCGAAGGGGAATACGAACTTGGAATCGATGACCAGCCGGCGAAGATTCTGAAAACCGGCGAAACATTCTACGAACCGACCGGCTGCCTGCATCGCGTCTCGCGAAACCCGTCCGAGGAACACGTCACCCGAGTCATCGCTCTGGTTCTGCACCCCCGCGACATGAAAAATCTCGTGCTCCCCGCCCACCCATAG